The Eubacterium maltosivorans genome includes the window GGCTCCAGGATACCGGCATGGTCATCGGTACCTGGGGAAATGTGAGTGTGCGCCTGGATGATGGCACGATCATGGTGACACCCAGCAAAATCGACTACGAGGACTTGACACCAGCGGACATGGTGATTGTGGATATGGCGGGCAGCAAGCTTGAGGGCGAACACAGCCCCACCTCTGAGATGCACGTACACCGGCTTATTTATGTCAACCGGCCCGACGTGGGCGCAGTGGTTCACTGCCACCCCATCTATGCCTCAGCCATGTGTGCGGCGGACCACGGTATTCCTGTCATTTTTGAGGAAATGAGCCAGATGATCGGCGGGGAAATCCCCATCACAGCTGAATATGTGAACGCCGGACAGCATGTGCGTCTGGGAGAGGTGACAGCCGAAGCACTCGGCGATAAAAACGCTGTCCTGATCCGCAATCATGCCCCTGTTTGTGTAGGGCGTGACCTCAAAGAGGCGCTCACCTGCTCGCTGGTAACTGAGAAGGCAGCCAAGTGCTATCTGGCGCTTAAGGGCGGTGTGGAGATCACCACTATTCCAGAGGATATGGTTAAGGCAGAACGTCACCGATTCCTTTACAGCTACGGTCACGAGCAGTAAGAAGGAATGAAAGTCTTAAGAACCTTAAAAGTTTAGTTGATGAATTCTCCTTAAAAGAGTATAATAACATTTAAACAAACCTTACCCGGAGACATAATCCTGTCTTCGGGTTTTCCTGAATCTGGAATGAAAAGGTTATCCTGCTTTTAAATGTGTGAAAGGAGAATGTTATGGAATACGCAAAAGAAAGAAAAGCCATTGTGGATGCCTGCCGATGGCTGGAAGCCAACGAAATGGTCATTGGCACCTGGGGCAATGTGAGCATGCGCCTGGGTGAAGGAAAGCTGCTGGTTACCCCGAGCCGGGTGTCTTTTACGGATATTTACCCCGAGGATCTGGTGGTGGTAAACGCCGAGGGCTGTAAGGTAGAGGGTGTCTGGTATCCGAGCTCCGAGGTCCATATTCACCGTCTGATTTACGAAAGACGTGAAGACGTCAATGCCATTATTCAATGCTACCCCACCTACGCCTCAGCCATGTGCGCTTCTCAGCAGGGGATTCCCCCAATTTTTGAGGAAATGAGCCAGCTCATCGGCGGCGGTATTCCAGTAACACCTGAATACATTAATGCCGGGCAGCACCGGCGGCTGGCCGAGGCTGTTATTGAAACCATTGGTCAGAAGAATGCAATCCTTATCCGGAATCATGCGCCCATGTGCTTTGGCCGCGATATGACCGAGGCCCTCACCTGCTGTAAGGTCACCGAGAAGGCCGCTAAATCTTATCTGGCACTCAAGGGCGGTGTGGACGTGGCCGTAATCCCTGACGAGATGGTCGCAGCCGAACGCGAGCGCTACCTGAATAAGTATGGGCATGAGGGATGTGAAGAATAAACGTAAAAAAAGGACTGGTGTCAGTCCTTTTTTTATTTCGTGTTTCCCAGTCGTTCAATAACTGTACGGGCCGCATCGCCAAGCCATTTCTTTTCGAGAACGGCGTCAATATGGCCGTTGATCAGTTCGGGCAGAAATTCACGGATCTCCTCGTCGGGGAGATCCCACCATTTCAGTGCCATGAGTTTCTCAATGGTGTCATCATCAAAACGCTTACGGATGGGCCTGGCTGGGTCGCCGGCTACCACTGTGTAGGGCGGGACGTCTTTTGTCACGACGCTGCGGGTACCGATAATGGCGCCGTCACCAATGTGTACACCCGGCATGATCACGCTGTTGTACCCGATCCACACATCGTTGCCC containing:
- a CDS encoding class II aldolase/adducin family protein; this encodes MKYMEIRQAIIDACLWLQDTGMVIGTWGNVSVRLDDGTIMVTPSKIDYEDLTPADMVIVDMAGSKLEGEHSPTSEMHVHRLIYVNRPDVGAVVHCHPIYASAMCAADHGIPVIFEEMSQMIGGEIPITAEYVNAGQHVRLGEVTAEALGDKNAVLIRNHAPVCVGRDLKEALTCSLVTEKAAKCYLALKGGVEITTIPEDMVKAERHRFLYSYGHEQ
- a CDS encoding class II aldolase/adducin family protein produces the protein MEYAKERKAIVDACRWLEANEMVIGTWGNVSMRLGEGKLLVTPSRVSFTDIYPEDLVVVNAEGCKVEGVWYPSSEVHIHRLIYERREDVNAIIQCYPTYASAMCASQQGIPPIFEEMSQLIGGGIPVTPEYINAGQHRRLAEAVIETIGQKNAILIRNHAPMCFGRDMTEALTCCKVTEKAAKSYLALKGGVDVAVIPDEMVAAERERYLNKYGHEGCEE